From the genome of Triticum aestivum cultivar Chinese Spring chromosome 3B, IWGSC CS RefSeq v2.1, whole genome shotgun sequence, one region includes:
- the LOC123070633 gene encoding uncharacterized protein isoform X2 yields the protein MAAASFATYLETPRELRVLGFRAPPPSPVTGVLSNGGSGSPEYGECPDGNEDDEVGRFLRRSARVLVLRLPERAIPRKKKKKSDKAVWAPPVIDMRLLASLGGPAVEALRSAAVALGCFQVVGHGVNECLVSAAAGRASSPTPEEAGGEDGEELWWSPSEGDQLRKGADDLFTQLEQTAAKLMDALRRDSVGATDSLAGADTNRSQLCIRTHHRRQCDGGSGSVGPITISEDDMLRMLIKSSRRPRALALHLCPGASTFHVFSRQRGWSRFRPLGGAVVVTVGDQLQAWSSGLYKSVAGKPAYSNDDLGADRGCDVVISAEYLHSCSSAGMENEPPDADAGKIIQLNVQIIVAACLVLLYGKNNIFDM from the exons ATGGCTGCTGCGTCCTTCGCTACCTACCTCGAGACGCCTAGAGAGCTCCGGGTGCTGGGGTTCCGGGCGCCGCCCCCGTCTCCGGTCACCGGCGTTCTATCCAACGGTGGCTCTGGATCCCCTGAGTACGGCGAGTGCCCCGACGGCAACGAAGATGACGAGGTCGGCAGGTTCCTGCGTCGCTCCGCCAGGGTCCTGGTGCTGCGGCTGCCCGAGAGGGCCATcccacggaagaagaagaagaagagtgatAAGGCGGTGTGGGCTCCCCCAGTCATCGACATGCGCCTGCTGGCCTCGCTGGGTGGGCCGGCGGTGGAGGCTCTGAGGTCGGCGGCCGTCGCGCTTGGCTGCTTCCAGGTGGTTGGGCATGGGGTCAATGAGTGCTTGGTCTCAGCTGCGGCGGGGAGGGCGAGTTCGCCTACGCCGGAGGAGGCCGGTGGAGAAGATGGTGAGGAGCTGTGGTGGTCACCGAGCGAAGGAGACCAGTTGAG GAAGGGAGCAGACGATCTGTTCACCCAGCTGGAGCAAACCGCAGCCAAACTCATGGACGCCCTGCGGCGGGACAGCGTTGGCGCCACCGATTCCCTGGCCGGAGCTGACACGAACCGCTCGCAACTCTGCATCCGCACGCACCACCGCCGGCAGTGCGATGGCGGCAGCGGCTCTGTTGGCCCCATCACTATCAGCGAGGACGACATGCTCAGGATGCTGATCAAGAGCTCACGCCGCCCACGGGCTCTCGCTCTCCACCTCTGCCCCGGCGCCTCCACGTTCCACGTCTTCTCCCGGCAGCGGGGATGGTCCAGGTTCCGCCCCCTCGGCGGCGCCGTCGTGGTCACCGTCGGAGACCAGCTTCAG GCATGGAGCAGTGGACTCTACAAGAGCGTGGCCGGGAAACCGGCTTACAGCAACGACGATCTCGGAGCAGACCGCGGCTGTGATGTCGTCATCTCGGCGGAGTACCTCCACTCCTGCTCTTCGGCTGGCATGGAGAACGAGCCCCCGGACGCGGATGCCGGGAAGATCATTCAGTTGAATGTGCAGATCATTGTAGCAGCTTGCCTTGTACTCCTTTACGGCAAAAACAACATATTTGACATGTGA
- the LOC123070632 gene encoding casein kinase 1-like protein HD16 produces MPVLRSAARRAREAQENPAAAAAAAAEAPVVPPAARRRRAARRQEAGGVREAAAAAEEIAPAEDSSERAGEEPMDDQDSADKQAGEDASPIPETVQVANSPRYKVERKLGKGGFGQVYVGRRISANAPGAVEVALKFEHKNSKGCNHGPPYEWQVYDILGGIHGVPRVHYKGRQGDYFIMVMDMLGLSLWDACSNNSHTMSVEMVACIAIEAISILEKVHSKGYVHGDVKPENFLLGPPGTPEEKKLFLVDLGLATKWKDRSTGHHVEYDQRPDIFRGTVRYASVHAHLGRIGSRRDDLESLAYTLVFLLRGRLPWQGYQGENKGFLVCKKKMCTSPESLCSFCPQPFKEFVEYVVNLKFDEEPNYAKCISLFDSIVGPNPDIRPINTDGAQKLIHQVGQKRGRISLEGETDEQPKKKIRMGMPATQWISVYNARRPMKQRYHYNVADSRLVQHIDKGNEDGLFISCISSCANLWALIMDAGTGFSSQVYELSPHFLHKEWIMDQWDRNYYITALAGANNGSSLVVMSKGTLYTQQSYKVSDTFPFKWINKKWRDGFYVTSMATAGNKWAIVMSRNAGFSEQVVELDFLYPSEGVHKRWDSGYRITAVAATWDQTALILSVPRRKPTDETQETLRTSAFPSQHVKEKWSKNLYLASVCYGRTVS; encoded by the exons ATGCCTGTGCTGCGTAGTGCGGCTCGGAGGGCCCGTGAGGCGCAGGagaatccggcggcggcggcggcggcggcggcggaagcacCGGTTGTGCCACCGGCGGCGAGGAGGCGCAGGGCGGCGAGAAGGCAGGAGGCGGGAGGCGTTCGTGAggccgccgcggcggcggaggagatcgcGCCCGCGGAGGACTCGAGTGAACGCGCCGGTGAGGAGCCGATGGATGACCAGGACAGCGCCGACAAACAGGCCGGCGAGGATGCCTCTCCAATCCCTGAGACG GTCCAGGTGGCCAATTCACCTAGGTATAAAGTTGAAAGGAAGCTTGGGAAAGGAGGATTTGGCCAAGTATATGTTGGCCGCCGCATTTCAGCTAATGCTCCAGGCGCAGTTGAG GTGGCGTTAAAGTTTGAGCATAAGAACAGCAAAGgatgtaaccatgggcctccttatgagtggcaggtTTACGA TATCCTCGGTGGCATTCACGGGGTTCCTCGAGTCCACTACAAAGGGCGCCAAGGGGATTACTTCATTATG GTTATGGATATGCTCGGTCTCAGTCTGTGGGATGCATGTAGTAATAATTCCCACAC AATGTCAGTTGAGATGGTTGCTTGCATTGCTATCGAAGCTATCTCCATACTTGAGAAAGTGCACTCAAAAGG ATATGTCCACGGGGATGTGAAACCCGAGAATTTCTTGCTAGGACCCCCTGGAACTCCTGAAGAGAAAAAACTGTTTCTCGTCGACCTTGGCTTAG CTACTAAGTGGAAGGATAGATCGACAGGCCATCATGTTGAGTATGACCAGCGACCTGATATTTTCAG GGGAACAGTTCGTTATGCTAGTGTTCATGCACATCTTGGGAGGATAGGCAGCAGGAGGGATGATTTAGAATCTCTAGCTTATACACTAGTCTTTCTTCTACGGGGACGTCTACCTTGGCAAGGCTACCAG GGTGAAAACAAGGGTTTtcttgtttgcaaaaagaaaatgtGCACCTCTCCTGAATCTCTCTGTAGCTTCTGCCCTCAGCCCTTTAAGGAGTTTGTAGAATATGTGGTCAACTTGAAGTTTGATGAAGAACCCAACTATGCCAAGTGTATCTCCCTTTTTGATAGTATAGTGGGCCCAAATCCAGATATCAGGCCAATTAACACAGATGGTGCTCAGAAG CTTATACACCAAGTTGGCCAAAAGAGAGGGCGTATATCGTTGGAAGGAGAGACAGATGAGCAACCAAAGAAGAAGATCAGGATGGGAATGCCTGCAACACAGTGGATAAGTGTTTATAATGCAAGGCGGCCTATGAAACAAAG GTACCACTACAATGTTGCAGATTCAAGGCTTGTACAACACATTGACAAAGGGAATGAAGATGGACTGTTTATTAGTTGCATATCATCTTGTGCGAATCTGTGGGCACTAATCATGGATGCTGGCACTGGGTTCTCTTCTCAAGTTTATGAACTTTCACCACATTTCCTTCACAAA GAATGGATAATGGACCAATGGGATAGGAACTACTATATAACTGCACTTGCTGGAGCAAACAATGGGAGTTCCCTGGTAGTGATGTCTAAAG GAACACTGTATACTCAGCAGTCCTACAAAGTAAGTGATACCTTTCCCTTCAAGTGGATAAACAAGAAATGGCGTGATGGTTTCTATGTGACTTCCATGGCAACTGCTGGGAATAAATGGGCGATTGTTATGTCCCGCAATGCAGGGTTTTCGGAACAG GTTGTTGAGCTGGACTTCTTGTACCCTAGTGAGGGAGTCCATAAGAGGTGGGATAGTGGTTACCGAATAACAGCAGTTGCTGCGACTTGGGATCAGACTGCATTGATCTTAAGTGTACCAAGAAGGAAGCCTACTGATGAAACTCAAGAGACACTGAGAACATCTGCTTTCCCCAGTCAGCATGTGAAG GAGAAATGGTCCAAGAATCTCTACCTTGCTTCAGTATGTTATGGGCGTACCGTATCGTAG
- the LOC123070633 gene encoding gibberellin 2-beta-dioxygenase 5 isoform X1 has translation MAAASFATYLETPRELRVLGFRAPPPSPVTGVLSNGGSGSPEYGECPDGNEDDEVGRFLRRSARVLVLRLPERAIPRKKKKKSDKAVWAPPVIDMRLLASLGGPAVEALRSAAVALGCFQVVGHGVNECLVSAAAGRASSPTPEEAGGEDGEELWWSPSEGDQLRCQLAHFIGRQLIKGLYMMLTPGFAVSRKGADDLFTQLEQTAAKLMDALRRDSVGATDSLAGADTNRSQLCIRTHHRRQCDGGSGSVGPITISEDDMLRMLIKSSRRPRALALHLCPGASTFHVFSRQRGWSRFRPLGGAVVVTVGDQLQAWSSGLYKSVAGKPAYSNDDLGADRGCDVVISAEYLHSCSSAGMENEPPDADAGKIIQLNVQIIVAACLVLLYGKNNIFDM, from the exons ATGGCTGCTGCGTCCTTCGCTACCTACCTCGAGACGCCTAGAGAGCTCCGGGTGCTGGGGTTCCGGGCGCCGCCCCCGTCTCCGGTCACCGGCGTTCTATCCAACGGTGGCTCTGGATCCCCTGAGTACGGCGAGTGCCCCGACGGCAACGAAGATGACGAGGTCGGCAGGTTCCTGCGTCGCTCCGCCAGGGTCCTGGTGCTGCGGCTGCCCGAGAGGGCCATcccacggaagaagaagaagaagagtgatAAGGCGGTGTGGGCTCCCCCAGTCATCGACATGCGCCTGCTGGCCTCGCTGGGTGGGCCGGCGGTGGAGGCTCTGAGGTCGGCGGCCGTCGCGCTTGGCTGCTTCCAGGTGGTTGGGCATGGGGTCAATGAGTGCTTGGTCTCAGCTGCGGCGGGGAGGGCGAGTTCGCCTACGCCGGAGGAGGCCGGTGGAGAAGATGGTGAGGAGCTGTGGTGGTCACCGAGCGAAGGAGACCAGTTGAGGTGCCAACTTGCCCATTTCATTGGAAGGCAACTAATCAAAGGACTCTATATGATGCTAACCCCTGGTTTTGCTGTGTCCAGGAAGGGAGCAGACGATCTGTTCACCCAGCTGGAGCAAACCGCAGCCAAACTCATGGACGCCCTGCGGCGGGACAGCGTTGGCGCCACCGATTCCCTGGCCGGAGCTGACACGAACCGCTCGCAACTCTGCATCCGCACGCACCACCGCCGGCAGTGCGATGGCGGCAGCGGCTCTGTTGGCCCCATCACTATCAGCGAGGACGACATGCTCAGGATGCTGATCAAGAGCTCACGCCGCCCACGGGCTCTCGCTCTCCACCTCTGCCCCGGCGCCTCCACGTTCCACGTCTTCTCCCGGCAGCGGGGATGGTCCAGGTTCCGCCCCCTCGGCGGCGCCGTCGTGGTCACCGTCGGAGACCAGCTTCAG GCATGGAGCAGTGGACTCTACAAGAGCGTGGCCGGGAAACCGGCTTACAGCAACGACGATCTCGGAGCAGACCGCGGCTGTGATGTCGTCATCTCGGCGGAGTACCTCCACTCCTGCTCTTCGGCTGGCATGGAGAACGAGCCCCCGGACGCGGATGCCGGGAAGATCATTCAGTTGAATGTGCAGATCATTGTAGCAGCTTGCCTTGTACTCCTTTACGGCAAAAACAACATATTTGACATGTGA